One window of the Triticum dicoccoides isolate Atlit2015 ecotype Zavitan chromosome 3B, WEW_v2.0, whole genome shotgun sequence genome contains the following:
- the LOC119279161 gene encoding receptor like protein 22-like, which yields MASIWLAKLLFFELLLALATNSNARGDGKLNLRCHPDQAATLIKLKKSFFFDEATTNLSSWQEGTDCCRWEGVGCGGSSGQVTALSLRRLGLRSNGLNPVICNLTSLKFLDLSMTDFSEYNMSAVGLERLIFLTHLNLSNSNLEGEIPVGIGKLTNLVYLDLSSEYPSDDESDIPVVSLSNSLWISDFQALVGNLSNLRELRLDGVDMSTSGENWCNTLAKSVPRLQVLSLEQCSLSGSIHQSLSNLTSLTVINLQEGSNIFPGPFPEFFMDFVNLSVLRLANINLEGWLPPRIFQSKKLSVLDLSGNMYLSGSSPKFPIASSLRTLRLDDTNLSFSKTSSSGGFLSLQELALDVRFISMEFLSSFNMLVSLNKLRLGRGLFRRQQESIFSWIGDMKKLSVLELYECDFSGTKPSSISNFNSLRSLRIYGCNLSRPILSAVGNLVDLQSLYMSSCVLNAPITSSIGNLTNLNRLDVSDCGFLGRMPSSIGNLVNLRSLSLDSSYFSGKIPSTIGNLTNLRRLDISDCGFIGPLPTAIGNLADLRSLTICSSGFSGAIPYSIGNLTSLLSLDLSTNYLTGEIPTSLFNVPLQYLDLSGNQLFGPIKELNVVSSDLEYLSLERNELNGKFPRSFFELTNLVSLFVGWNNLVGTVELTSFQRLTKLCHLRLSHNKLSIVAGEGNNNSSSSYLSGLSLLGLASCKITEFPSILTRLGDVGDLDLSCNKLNGDIPNWIWSKSFYNLNLSHNMFTGMKLNSTVLPLSIPMHVLDLSSNGLQGQIPMPYSSVVFLDYSDNNFSSVLPNFTLYLGTTTYLKMSNNSIKGHIPQSVCNLKLDFLDLSYNNFSGVLPSCLIEDASLTVLNLRENHFEGTLPSDITSECTFRTVDLHGNKIEGQLPRTLSNCKELEVFDIGNNLIVDTFPSWLGELPNLYVLIMRFNHFYGYIDYSAGNHHSKDYFSSLQIIDLASNNFSGTLNTEWFGQLKSMMAKLNSAGPTVIAQNISTGPGGLYQDSTKITYKGSSVTFEKILTTLTAIDFSNNKLEGTIPESVGWLVSLHVLNMSHNAFTGKIPSQLGGMTYLESMDLSCNQLSGNIPQELANLTFLGTLNLSDNQLVGKIPQSRQFSTFDNSSFKGNLRLYGPPLSNTCVVSPAPPSLMQVEDSSHVDVILFLFVGLGYGIGFAAAILMRWGRISEWFIKSARALKT from the exons ATGGCTTCAATATGGCTGGCAAAACTGCTCTTTTTTGAATTGCTCCTCGCACTTGCCACCAACTCCAATGCCCGCGGTGATGGTAAACTTAACCTCCGATGCCATCCAGACCAGGCTGCAACACTCATCAagctaaagaaatccttcttctttGATGAAGCCACCACCAACCTTTCATCCTGGCAAGAAGGTACGGACTGTTGTCGCTGGGAGGGTGTTGGCTGTGGTGGTTCCTCTGGTCAGGTCACGGCTCTCAGCCTCCGCCGCTTGGGCTTGAGGAGCAATGGCCTTAACCCTGTGATCTGCAATCTCACCTCCTTAAAGTTTCTCGATCTTAGCATGACTGACTTTTCTGAATATAACATGTCAGCTGTTGGGCTCGAGAGGCTTATTTTTCTTACCCACCTCAACCTCTCCAATTCGAATCTTGAGGGTGAAATACCTGTTGGCATCGGCAAGCTTACGAATCTTGTCTACTTGGATCTTTCTAGTGAATATCCTAGTGACGACGAATCTGATATTCCTGTTGTTAGCCTATCTAACTCACTGTGGATATCTGATTTTCAAGCCCTAGTAGGGAACCTCAGCAATTTAAGAGAGCTCCGCCTTGACGGTGTGGATATGTCTACTAGCGGAGAGAACTGGTGTAACACGCTAGCTAAATCTGTTCCTCGTCTTCAGGTTCTTAGTTTGGAGCAGTGTTCTCTAAGCGGTTCGATCCACCAATCCCTTTCAAACCTCACCTCTCTAACTGTGATCAATCTCCAAGAAGGCAGTAATATCTTTCCTGGTCCAtttccggagttcttcatggatttCGTCAATTTAAGTGTACTTCGACTTGCTAATATTAATCTTGAGGGGTGGTTGCCTCCTAGGATCTTTCAGTCGAAAAAACTAAGTGTCCTTGATTTGTCCGGGAATATGTATCTTTCAGGGAGTTCGCCAAAATTTCCGATTGCAAGTTCTTTGCGGACTTTGAGACTAGATGATACCAACTTGTCCTTTTCTAAAACTAGCTCTTCTGGTGGTTTCTTGTCATTGCAAGAGTTGGCTCTTGATGTGAGATTTATTTCCATGGAGTTCCTCTCTTCATTCAATATGCTTGTGTCTTTGAATAAATTGCGGCTCGGTCGGGGGCTCTTCAGAAGGCAACAAGAATCAATCTTTTCATGGATTGGCGACATGAAGAAGTTGTCAGTCTTGGAACTGTATGAATGTGACTTCTCTGGCACTAAGCCGTCCTCCATTAGCAACTTCAACAGCTTGAGAAGCTTGAGAATTTATGGCTGCAACCTCAGTAGGCCGATACTATCCGCAGTCGGTAATCTCGTGGACCTGCAAAGCTTGTATATGTCCTCGTGTGTACTAAATGCCCCAATCACATCTTCTATCGGCAATCTCACAAATTTAAATAGACTGGATGTATCTGATTGTGGATTTCTAGGGCGAATGCCATCTTCAATTGGTAATCTTGTGAATTTGAGAAGCCTGAGTTTAGATTCTTCTTACTTTTCTGGGAAAATTCCATCTACAATTGGCAATCTCACAAATTTAAGAAGACTGGATATCAGTGATTGTGGATTTATTGGGCCATTGCCAACTGCAATAGGCAATCTCGCGGACTTGAGAAGCCTAACTATTTGTTCTTCTGGATTTTCTGG GGCAATACCTTATTCAATTGGTAATTTGACCAGTCTGCTTTCTTTGGATCTCTCTACAAATTATCTCACAG GGGAAATTCCAACATCTCTCTTCAATGTTCCATTACAGTACCTGGATCTGTCTGGGAATCAACTTTTTGGCCCTATAAAAGAGCTCAATGTGGTATCTTCAGACTTGGAGTATTTGAGTCTAGAAAGAAATGAATTGAATGGAAAATTTCCTAGGTCATTCTTTGAACTCACAAACTTGGTCTCTCTGTTTGTTGGTTGGAACAACTTGGTAGGTACGGTGGAACTTACCTCATTTCAAAGGTTGACGAAGCTATGTCATTTGAGACTTTCACACAACAAGTTGTCTATCGTGGCTGGAGAAGgaaataataactcatcatcaagcTACCTCTCCGGACTTTCTTTGTTAGGGCTTGCGTCTTGCAAAATAACCGAATTTCCAAGTATTTTGACACGTCTCGGTGATGTTGGTGATTTAGACCTGTCATGCAACAAACTCAATGGGGATATACCAAATTGGATATGGAGCAAAAGTTTTTACAATTTAAATCTTTCACACAACATGTTCACTGGCATGAAACTAAATTCAACCGTTCTCCCATTAAGTATTCCAATGCATGTGCTTGATCTTAGTTCCAATGGTCTCCAGGGTCAGATCCCTATGCCATACTCATCAGTAGTGTTTTTGGATTATTCAGATAATAATTTCTCTTCTGTTCTTCCAAACTTCACTTTATATCTTGGAACTACCACGTATCTCAAGATGTCCAACAATAGTATAAAAGGACATATACCGCAATCAGTCTGCAATTTGAAATTGGATTTCCTTGACTTATCCTACAACAACTTTAGTGGGGTGCTTCCCTCTTGTTTGATAGAAGATGCTTCATTAACGgtattaaatttgagagagaatCACTTTGAAGGGACATTGCCATCTGATATTACAAGTGAATGTACTTTCCGGACAGTAGATTTGCATGGAAACAAGATTGAAGGGCAGCTTCCGAGGACACTTTCTAACTGCAAGGAATTGGAGGTTTTTGATATAGGGAACAATCTAATAGTTGATACTTTCCCATCTTGGCTAGGGGAGCTTCCCAATCTTTACGTTCTTATCATGAGGTTCAACCATTTTTATGGTTATATAGATTATAGTGCCGGTAATCACCACTCCAAAGATTACTTCTCTAGCTTGCAAATTATTGATCTTGCGTCGAATAACTTCTCTGGCACATTGAATACTGAATGGTTTGGGCAGTTAAAATCAATGATGGCCAAGTTAAATAGTGCAGGACCTACTGTCATTGCTCAAAACATATCAACCGGTCCCGGGGGACTATATCAAGATTCTACTAAGATCACATACAAGGGGTCCTCTGTGACGTTTGAAAAGATCCTGACAACCTTAACAGCAATTGACTTTTCAAATAACAAACTGGAAGGTACAATTCCTGAATCAGTTGGATGGCTTGTTTCACTGCATGTACTGAACATGTCGCATAATGCCTTCACTGGGAAAATTCCATCCCAGCTTGGTGGCATGACTTATCTGGAGTCAATGGACCTTTCTTGCAACCAACTCTCAGGGAATATTCCACAAGAACTTGCAAATCTCACATTTCTCGGCACGCTGAACTTGTCTGACAACCAGTTGGTGGGGAAGATACCACAATCACGTCAATTCTCGACATTTGATAATAGTTCATTCAAAGGCAATTTGCGTTTGTATGGACCTCCATTGTCCAACACCTGTGTCGTTTCACCTGCTCCTCCAAGTTTAATGCAGGTGGAGGATTCGTCTCATGTTGACGTCATCTTGTTTCTCTTTGTCGGGCTGGGCTACGGTATCGGATTTGCAGCTGCCATTCTGATGAGATGGGGTCGAATcagtgaatggtttattaaatctgcaAGAGCTCTGAAGACTTGA